From one Candidatus Rhodoluna planktonica genomic stretch:
- a CDS encoding RBBP9/YdeN family alpha/beta hydrolase — protein sequence MVRVLIHHGWTNRRQPDVWHRHLTSSLRQAGHQVIYPQFPSTDNPILAEWQELLIAELGHLKEAGEGETVMIAHSLGCVNWMQAAASGLIDEPVDRLLLVAPADPKLLGDVPGVDLDLKKTATRDAILSSATSITLVGSDGDPWIPDGIDQTFGRHLGIESVVIPGAKHLSLADGWGYWQGVIDWVLDPNADITVR from the coding sequence GTGGTCAGGGTTCTGATTCATCACGGTTGGACAAATCGCCGACAGCCAGATGTTTGGCACCGCCACCTCACCTCCTCACTGCGCCAAGCTGGGCATCAGGTTATCTACCCGCAGTTTCCCAGTACCGATAATCCAATCTTGGCTGAGTGGCAAGAGTTGTTGATTGCCGAGCTGGGTCACCTAAAAGAGGCCGGCGAGGGCGAAACTGTGATGATTGCTCACTCGCTGGGTTGTGTCAACTGGATGCAGGCGGCTGCCTCAGGTTTGATTGATGAGCCGGTTGATCGACTCCTGTTGGTTGCGCCCGCTGATCCAAAATTGCTAGGCGATGTTCCAGGCGTCGATCTTGACTTGAAAAAAACTGCAACTCGGGATGCAATTTTGTCTTCAGCAACGAGCATCACCTTGGTTGGCTCAGACGGAGACCCCTGGATTCCCGACGGAATTGACCAAACGTTTGGGCGCCATTTGGGAATTGAATCGGTTGTAATTCCAGGAGCCAAGCATTTATCTCTGGCCGATGGCTGGGGATACTGGCAGGGTGTAATCGACTGGGTGCTTGACCCAAATGCCGACATCACAGTCCGATAA
- a CDS encoding copper chaperone PCu(A)C, which produces MKKFALFAAASALVLAASGCSAATEAHPEEMHADNGWVRAYEMTAMPGGMTGAFAEITNHTNADVTLVGASSSIANMVEVHEVVSVDGEMKMRPKEGGIVIPAGETVTLEPGGLHIMLMDTTAAILEGDEITLTLDFDGAEDLTVTWPAKSAAAGDEEYQSK; this is translated from the coding sequence ATGAAAAAGTTTGCTCTGTTCGCTGCGGCTTCAGCACTAGTTTTGGCAGCATCGGGCTGCAGTGCAGCTACTGAGGCACATCCCGAAGAAATGCACGCCGACAACGGTTGGGTTCGTGCCTATGAAATGACAGCTATGCCTGGTGGCATGACTGGCGCCTTCGCAGAAATCACCAACCACACCAACGCTGACGTCACCCTAGTTGGTGCATCCAGCTCGATTGCCAACATGGTCGAGGTTCACGAAGTGGTTTCGGTAGATGGCGAAATGAAGATGCGACCTAAAGAGGGCGGCATTGTGATTCCTGCTGGTGAAACCGTCACTCTTGAACCGGGTGGCTTGCACATCATGCTGATGGACACCACCGCGGCAATTCTTGAGGGTGATGAAATTACCTTGACTCTAGATTTTGACGGCGCTGAAGATCTGACTGTAACTTGGCCAGCAAAAAGCGCAGCAGCTGGCGACGAGGAATACCAGAGCAAATAG
- a CDS encoding cystathionine gamma-synthase has product MSQFETRAIHTAQHPDRNNGAVIPPIYMTSTHRQNAVGDLAEGYEYNRGGNPTRDALQEALASLEGGRFGFSFSSGLAAEDAVIRATMTAGDHAILANDLYGGSFRMFNRVHKPAGIDFDIVDLNDEDALRAAFKPGKTKLVWIETPSNPMMTIFDINKVSRIAHEHGALAVVDNTFATPYLQRPLELGADIVVHSTTKYLGGHSDILGGAVILNDGEVADKIRFIQFAVGAVSSAFDAWLTHRSLKTLALRMRAHCANAQVVAEFFDGHPKIEQVYYPGLPAHPGHELAKKQMHGFGGMVSVRLKDGAAAKRLAESTKLFTLAESLGGVESLVNHPAEMTHASAANSPIEVGPEIVRFSVGVEHIDDLLADLEQALSRV; this is encoded by the coding sequence ATGTCTCAATTTGAAACCCGCGCAATCCACACCGCTCAACACCCAGATCGCAACAACGGTGCTGTGATTCCACCTATTTACATGACCTCGACTCACCGCCAAAATGCAGTGGGCGATTTGGCTGAAGGGTACGAATACAACCGCGGTGGCAACCCGACCCGCGACGCGCTGCAAGAGGCTTTGGCTTCACTCGAGGGTGGCCGATTTGGTTTCAGCTTTTCTTCTGGGTTGGCAGCTGAAGATGCGGTCATCCGAGCCACTATGACTGCCGGCGATCATGCCATTTTGGCTAACGACTTATACGGTGGTAGTTTTCGCATGTTCAATCGCGTGCACAAGCCTGCCGGCATCGATTTCGACATTGTCGATTTAAACGACGAGGATGCCCTGCGCGCCGCGTTCAAGCCAGGTAAAACCAAGCTGGTTTGGATCGAAACCCCAAGCAACCCGATGATGACAATTTTCGACATCAACAAAGTTTCACGCATCGCTCACGAGCACGGTGCCTTGGCGGTTGTCGACAACACCTTCGCAACCCCATACCTGCAGCGCCCACTTGAATTGGGTGCCGATATTGTGGTGCACTCGACGACCAAATATCTTGGCGGACACAGTGACATTCTCGGCGGCGCGGTAATCCTCAATGATGGTGAGGTAGCCGACAAAATTCGCTTCATCCAGTTTGCTGTTGGTGCAGTTTCAAGTGCCTTTGACGCTTGGCTGACCCACCGCTCGCTCAAGACTTTGGCGCTACGCATGCGAGCACACTGTGCCAACGCGCAGGTAGTGGCCGAGTTTTTTGACGGCCATCCAAAGATTGAGCAGGTTTACTACCCTGGCCTGCCAGCACACCCAGGTCACGAGCTGGCTAAAAAACAGATGCACGGCTTTGGTGGAATGGTCAGCGTCAGGCTCAAGGATGGCGCGGCTGCCAAGCGTCTTGCCGAGTCGACCAAACTATTCACCTTGGCTGAAAGCCTTGGCGGTGTTGAGTCGCTGGTAAACCACCCGGCTGAAATGACTCACGCTTCGGCCGCTAATAGTCCAATCGAGGTCGGCCCAGAAATCGTTCGTTTCTCGGTTGGCGTTGAGCACATCGATGACCTACTGGCCGATTTAGAGCAGGCGCTGTCGCGAGTTTAA
- the zupT gene encoding zinc transporter ZupT, which translates to MDAALITAFLVTLGAGLATGIGSTIAFFTHHTNRAFFAASMGFSAGVMIYLSFVEILPKADARLASGSETTLNSPESSGLTAAFFIAGMLLMALIDNLVPSSSNPHENTDVELIGEDRRPQFQAETSKMMRMGIFMALAIAIHNLPEGLATFMLVLEDPKVGIALAIAVAMHNIPEGIAVSVPIYQATGSRLKAFRLSFLSGLAEPIGAAVGYLVLAQFLSDFLLGAIFAMVAGVMVFLSIDTLLPTARNSARGHLTVYGFIAGMAVMATSLVLLKL; encoded by the coding sequence ATGGATGCCGCACTGATCACAGCGTTTTTAGTAACGCTCGGCGCTGGCCTAGCAACCGGCATTGGCAGCACAATCGCGTTCTTTACCCATCACACCAATCGCGCTTTTTTTGCCGCCTCCATGGGCTTCAGCGCCGGCGTAATGATCTATCTTTCGTTTGTCGAGATCCTGCCTAAAGCCGATGCCCGATTGGCTTCAGGCTCTGAAACCACACTGAATAGCCCAGAATCAAGTGGATTGACCGCTGCATTTTTCATCGCTGGAATGTTGCTGATGGCACTGATTGACAACTTGGTTCCTAGTTCAAGCAACCCGCACGAAAACACCGATGTCGAACTAATCGGCGAAGACCGCAGACCGCAATTTCAGGCCGAGACTAGCAAAATGATGCGGATGGGTATTTTTATGGCCCTGGCTATCGCCATTCACAATCTGCCCGAGGGTCTGGCCACTTTCATGCTGGTGCTAGAAGATCCCAAAGTAGGTATTGCATTAGCCATCGCCGTTGCGATGCACAACATCCCAGAAGGAATCGCTGTTTCAGTGCCGATTTACCAAGCTACCGGCTCGAGGCTAAAGGCCTTTCGTCTAAGTTTTCTTTCAGGTCTTGCTGAGCCAATAGGTGCAGCAGTGGGTTATCTCGTTCTGGCCCAATTCTTAAGCGATTTTCTATTGGGCGCAATTTTCGCCATGGTTGCCGGCGTGATGGTGTTTCTAAGCATCGACACCCTTTTGCCAACCGCGCGCAACTCTGCCCGCGGGCACTTGACCGTTTATGGCTTCATCGCAGGCATGGCCGTAATGGCAACCTCATTAGTTTTGCTCAAACTCTAA
- a CDS encoding saccharopine dehydrogenase family protein, producing the protein MRILLVGAGGVGDAIAKIASTRDFYELIVVSDYDFSRAEKTIEWIREHRGEAAASKFIPAKIDASNASNVAELALNHRITHILNAVEPKFLPTVFSGAFTAGCHYMDMALSLSEAHESDPYHLPNIKLGDAQFAVSEQWERAGKLALIGMGVEPGLSNIFARYAQTYLFSEIDEISVKDGSNLAVYDDSGNEIFAPSFSIWTTIEECLNPPMIYDRAKGWHTTEPFSEPEIFEFPEGIGAVECVNVEHEEVTMLPRYIDANRVTFKFGLGRDFIGVLKTLNALGLDRTKPVRVRSPQGPVDVSPRDVVAAVLPDPATIGPRMTGKTCAGVLVTGKDKDGKDRATYLYHVADNAKTMAEIEAQCVVAQTAFNPLIALELLATGVWQSAGVHGPEHFDAKPFLDLMSSSIGYNERWVQQERLPASPLRHP; encoded by the coding sequence ATGCGGATTTTGCTTGTTGGTGCCGGCGGAGTCGGCGACGCTATTGCAAAGATTGCCTCAACTCGAGACTTTTATGAACTAATCGTGGTCTCAGATTATGACTTCAGTCGAGCAGAAAAAACTATCGAGTGGATCAGGGAACACCGTGGCGAAGCGGCTGCTTCGAAATTTATTCCAGCCAAGATTGACGCCTCAAACGCATCAAATGTTGCTGAGTTAGCACTTAACCACCGCATCACACACATTCTCAACGCTGTTGAACCAAAATTCTTGCCAACAGTTTTCTCGGGTGCATTTACCGCTGGCTGTCACTACATGGATATGGCTCTGAGCCTCAGCGAAGCCCACGAGAGCGACCCCTACCACCTGCCAAACATCAAACTTGGCGATGCCCAATTTGCTGTTTCGGAACAGTGGGAACGAGCAGGAAAATTGGCTCTCATCGGCATGGGTGTCGAGCCGGGTCTATCAAACATTTTTGCTCGCTACGCTCAGACCTACCTGTTCAGCGAAATTGATGAAATCAGTGTGAAAGACGGTTCGAATCTCGCCGTCTATGACGACAGTGGCAACGAAATTTTCGCTCCATCATTTTCAATCTGGACAACCATCGAAGAATGCCTGAACCCCCCGATGATTTATGACCGGGCCAAGGGTTGGCACACCACCGAGCCGTTCAGCGAGCCGGAAATTTTTGAATTTCCAGAAGGTATTGGCGCTGTCGAGTGCGTAAACGTCGAGCACGAAGAAGTGACTATGCTTCCTCGTTACATCGATGCAAATCGTGTCACCTTCAAATTCGGCCTAGGTCGTGACTTTATCGGCGTTCTAAAAACTCTGAACGCGCTCGGCCTAGATCGAACCAAGCCAGTGCGTGTGCGCTCACCGCAAGGTCCGGTTGACGTTTCTCCTCGAGATGTAGTTGCCGCCGTGCTGCCAGACCCAGCAACAATTGGCCCACGGATGACCGGAAAAACCTGTGCTGGCGTGCTGGTTACCGGTAAAGATAAAGACGGCAAAGACCGCGCCACGTATCTCTATCACGTAGCCGACAACGCCAAGACCATGGCCGAAATTGAAGCTCAGTGCGTAGTTGCCCAAACAGCGTTCAACCCGCTTATTGCGCTCGAATTGTTGGCAACCGGCGTCTGGCAAAGTGCCGGCGTGCACGGACCAGAACACTTCGATGCCAAGCCATTCCTCGACCTGATGTCTTCGTCAATTGGTTACAACGAGAGATGGGTTCAGCAGGAACGTCTGCCAGCCAGCCCGTTACGTCATCCGTAG
- a CDS encoding multidrug effflux MFS transporter — protein MSTTTITQRQRWKFIFLIGGLQALQPFSLDPYLPSGPIIARDFAVDNSLIQLTLSALTVGFAIGQLVAGPLSDAIGRRKPLLFASTLYVLASYLVFIAPSMEFFFAARLLQGMSGAAALVVGNAIIRDLYEGLPMLKMMGRVLLIQASAWFIGPFAGSQLLVIMDWRGVSLILGCYAVFMLIASFMFLTETLHRDNRRDTVFAGMLKRFAYVLHDRIYVGLLLVQIMVGIGLWAYLSAMPFVFTQQFGLAPEQYGLLLTLNSVGAYIGVQLSSKLAQYIPAQWLLVGALSMSLIVGAILTLISNTQPPLWLVAGLIWLFLVAFGLTVTPIGALSLAPHPNEAGTAASLMLVLGSLATSAAGPLYAALPKETAFGVGLTMVAAHLISLTVMFTVVRPKSVPALT, from the coding sequence ATGTCGACTACAACCATTACCCAGCGTCAGCGTTGGAAATTTATTTTTCTCATTGGTGGATTACAGGCTTTGCAGCCTTTTTCACTCGACCCTTATCTACCATCGGGTCCGATCATTGCTCGAGATTTCGCCGTCGACAATTCACTGATTCAACTAACCCTCAGTGCGCTAACCGTGGGATTTGCTATTGGCCAACTTGTAGCCGGGCCGCTTAGCGACGCCATCGGCAGACGCAAGCCGCTGCTGTTTGCATCCACCCTTTATGTTCTGGCCAGCTATCTAGTTTTCATTGCCCCAAGTATGGAGTTCTTCTTTGCAGCACGACTGCTGCAGGGAATGTCTGGTGCGGCAGCTCTGGTTGTCGGCAACGCAATTATTCGCGATCTTTATGAAGGTCTGCCGATGCTAAAGATGATGGGCCGTGTGCTGCTGATTCAAGCATCAGCCTGGTTCATCGGCCCGTTCGCCGGTTCACAACTATTGGTAATCATGGACTGGCGGGGAGTGAGCCTAATTCTTGGTTGCTACGCGGTATTCATGCTAATTGCTTCATTTATGTTTTTGACCGAAACACTTCACCGGGACAATCGTCGCGATACCGTTTTCGCCGGGATGCTGAAGCGCTTCGCCTATGTTTTACACGATCGAATTTATGTCGGATTGCTGCTGGTGCAGATCATGGTTGGAATCGGGCTTTGGGCCTATCTCAGCGCAATGCCTTTTGTTTTCACCCAGCAATTCGGGTTGGCTCCAGAACAGTACGGCTTGCTTTTGACCCTGAACTCGGTTGGTGCCTACATCGGCGTTCAACTCTCTTCTAAGCTGGCCCAGTACATCCCCGCTCAGTGGCTGCTGGTTGGTGCCTTGTCGATGTCGCTGATTGTCGGTGCAATCTTGACTCTGATTTCTAACACCCAGCCGCCGCTGTGGTTGGTTGCCGGTCTAATTTGGCTATTCCTCGTTGCCTTCGGTTTGACCGTCACCCCAATTGGAGCGCTATCGTTGGCACCCCACCCAAACGAGGCCGGTACTGCCGCCTCGCTAATGCTGGTCCTGGGCTCTCTGGCAACATCGGCGGCCGGTCCGCTCTATGCAGCACTTCCAAAAGAAACCGCCTTCGGTGTTGGTCTAACCATGGTGGCGGCCCATCTGATTTCATTAACCGTAATGTTTACTGTGGTTAGGCCTAAGTCGGTTCCGGCCCTTACCTAA
- a CDS encoding DMT family transporter, with product MPSSKTTSWVPSYLILGVIWGSSFLFVERSLAFLTPTGIAFWRTFLGAVTLAVVLVVRKLALPRNPKAWLFLWLGGLFMSAIPAALFGFAQQYVSSSLASIINASTPIFTVIAILIAFRAEKPKPRVLVGLLIGLIGVATVLAVWRGFGENEPLAILALIGAVSCYGIGTPFIRRFVEPMKIQREVAVFGQVTTSAVSLLPFYAAGGWVTGQPTVDGVLSMLALGAVGTGIAYVMYYRVIAIAGSPIASTVTYITPVVGVAIGVMLLGETLTWHEPVGAAIVIFGAYIAQGGKR from the coding sequence GTGCCATCATCAAAAACCACATCTTGGGTTCCCAGCTATTTAATTTTGGGCGTCATTTGGGGTTCATCATTTTTATTTGTTGAACGTTCCCTGGCATTTCTAACCCCGACTGGAATCGCGTTCTGGCGAACTTTTTTGGGTGCAGTGACTCTTGCTGTTGTACTGGTAGTTCGAAAACTTGCCCTGCCAAGAAATCCGAAAGCCTGGCTGTTCCTTTGGCTCGGCGGGCTATTCATGAGCGCCATACCGGCAGCACTATTCGGCTTCGCACAACAGTACGTAAGTTCTTCGCTGGCCAGCATCATCAACGCCAGCACTCCGATTTTTACCGTGATTGCAATCTTGATCGCTTTCAGGGCCGAAAAGCCAAAGCCTCGCGTACTCGTTGGCCTGCTTATCGGTTTGATTGGGGTAGCCACCGTTCTAGCAGTCTGGCGAGGTTTTGGTGAAAACGAACCGCTGGCAATTTTGGCTTTGATCGGTGCAGTTTCTTGCTACGGAATTGGCACACCTTTCATCCGCCGCTTTGTGGAACCAATGAAAATACAGCGCGAGGTTGCTGTTTTTGGCCAGGTAACCACCAGCGCAGTTTCGCTGTTGCCTTTTTATGCTGCGGGTGGCTGGGTCACCGGGCAACCCACGGTCGATGGTGTTTTGAGCATGTTGGCGCTAGGGGCAGTGGGCACCGGTATCGCGTATGTGATGTACTACCGAGTAATTGCGATTGCCGGATCACCAATTGCCAGCACCGTAACCTACATCACCCCCGTTGTCGGTGTAGCAATTGGGGTCATGCTGTTGGGTGAAACTTTGACGTGGCACGAACCGGTTGGTGCAGCAATCGTAATTTTTGGTGCCTACATCGCGCAAGGTGGCAAACGCTAG
- a CDS encoding GMC family oxidoreductase N-terminal domain-containing protein: MNFDVAIIGSGFGGSVAALRLVEKGYRVLVIEAGARFADHEFARNSFDLKRFLFFPKLGLTGIQRIDLLKNVLVLSGAGVGGGSLVYANTLYRPPQSFYKTGSWANLADWQKLLEPYYDLAERMLGVEVNPYDSPADKVMRSAASQMGVADTYRPTPLGIFFGQGKVAAGTEVTDPYFGGVGPSRRACINCGECMTGCRHGAKNTLVKNYLGLAEKAGAEVWPLTKVDSIEKLANGSFELKLSSVGKNRDGRPTSLTVPQVIVAAGALGSAKLLQRSKDLGLLPNLSERMGELSRTNSESLLGVVAQNNDRDFSLGAAITSSFYPSADTHIESVRYGRGSGFMGLLQTVLASTPSGKSPNPLRLVWNTVRSITKLPSFYNLRTWPERTLILLVMQARDNSLTTYLKRGWFGSKKLTSKQGTGEANPSWVPAGHDAARLIAAEIGGTAGAVVGEPFGIPLTAHFIGGCVMADSSEKGVVDPYLRAFGVEGLHIWDGSALSANPGVNPSLSITAIAEWAVAHWPNRDEKDSRPAINETFELAPKVAPKFPVVPKNAYAALKITPKKPN, translated from the coding sequence ATGAATTTTGATGTCGCGATAATCGGGTCAGGTTTTGGCGGTTCGGTAGCCGCTTTGCGCCTGGTTGAAAAGGGCTACCGAGTTTTGGTGATTGAAGCCGGTGCGCGTTTTGCAGACCACGAATTTGCCCGCAACTCGTTTGACCTAAAAAGGTTTCTGTTTTTTCCAAAACTTGGCCTGACCGGAATCCAACGCATCGATCTTTTGAAGAATGTGCTGGTGCTATCCGGGGCTGGTGTTGGCGGAGGTTCACTGGTGTACGCAAACACCCTTTACCGACCCCCGCAGAGCTTTTACAAAACCGGAAGCTGGGCAAACCTTGCCGATTGGCAGAAGTTGCTCGAGCCCTATTACGACCTTGCAGAGCGAATGCTAGGTGTCGAGGTTAATCCTTACGATTCGCCAGCCGACAAAGTCATGCGCAGCGCTGCGTCGCAAATGGGTGTGGCCGATACCTACCGGCCAACACCGCTTGGTATTTTCTTTGGTCAAGGCAAGGTTGCCGCCGGCACTGAAGTTACTGACCCCTATTTCGGTGGTGTGGGGCCCAGTCGCAGGGCTTGCATCAATTGCGGCGAATGCATGACCGGTTGCCGGCACGGAGCAAAAAATACTCTGGTAAAGAATTACCTTGGCCTTGCTGAAAAGGCGGGGGCCGAAGTTTGGCCACTCACCAAGGTTGATTCAATTGAAAAATTGGCTAATGGCAGTTTTGAACTCAAGCTTTCCTCAGTTGGTAAGAACCGCGATGGCAGACCGACAAGCTTGACTGTCCCGCAGGTAATAGTCGCGGCTGGTGCTCTCGGTTCAGCCAAACTGCTGCAGCGATCAAAAGATTTGGGATTGCTGCCGAACCTGAGCGAGCGAATGGGTGAACTCAGTCGCACCAACTCCGAGTCACTGTTGGGTGTTGTTGCCCAAAATAATGACCGTGATTTCAGTCTCGGTGCGGCAATCACATCCTCGTTCTATCCCAGTGCCGATACTCACATCGAGTCGGTTCGTTACGGCCGGGGCAGTGGATTTATGGGCTTGCTGCAAACTGTGCTGGCCAGCACACCTTCCGGAAAAAGCCCAAACCCGCTGCGCTTGGTTTGGAACACCGTCAGGTCGATCACCAAACTACCAAGTTTTTACAACCTCAGAACCTGGCCTGAACGCACCCTGATTTTGCTGGTCATGCAGGCGCGAGACAACTCGCTCACCACCTATCTCAAACGGGGTTGGTTCGGATCGAAGAAATTAACTTCTAAGCAGGGCACTGGCGAGGCAAACCCAAGTTGGGTGCCGGCCGGTCACGACGCTGCCCGCCTGATTGCCGCCGAGATTGGTGGCACTGCCGGAGCTGTCGTCGGTGAACCTTTCGGAATTCCGTTGACCGCACACTTTATTGGCGGCTGCGTCATGGCAGATTCAAGCGAGAAAGGTGTGGTTGATCCATACCTGCGCGCATTCGGCGTCGAAGGTCTGCACATCTGGGATGGTTCGGCACTATCGGCTAATCCCGGGGTCAATCCTTCGTTGAGTATTACGGCGATCGCCGAGTGGGCAGTGGCTCACTGGCCGAACCGTGACGAAAAAGACTCGCGTCCGGCCATAAACGAGACTTTCGAGTTGGCGCCTAAAGTTGCTCCGAAGTTTCCGGTGGTGCCAAAAAACGCTTACGCTGCGCTAAAAATTACCCCGAAGAAACCCAACTAG
- a CDS encoding Dyp-type peroxidase, translated as MSKISRRGFLFGGAAATGALVSASAGAAVGASLGAEAATEAANKANLTAVLKRRERFFGQHQNGIETELQTFTNFVAFDLKPETDAAAAARWFKLITDDIARLSVGEAPLADPTPQLAMGPARFTATLAVGPGFFDKLGLADKKPTGFEQLPAFNVDQLREEYSYGDVLLHISADDPIILSHGVRSLVRDSVGFAKVRYSQQGFSNAQGVVPGGVRQRNLMGQVDGTDNPEIGSSDFNNIVWVENGPDWLIGGTFLVFRRIAMQLGTWDALGRTDKELVIGRNLQNGAPLGKQNENDPIDFDAVDANGLKLIPEFAHIRRAHATNPTERIFRRPFNYEVGVTPDGEPDVGLLWTAYQRDISTQFLPIQKRLDQLDLLNKWTVPIGSAVWAVLPGVEQSANGDYLGKKLFQ; from the coding sequence TTGAGCAAGATCAGTAGACGAGGGTTTCTGTTCGGCGGCGCTGCCGCCACGGGGGCTCTCGTCTCTGCATCTGCCGGAGCAGCTGTTGGTGCGAGCCTTGGTGCTGAGGCTGCAACCGAAGCTGCGAACAAGGCGAATCTCACCGCGGTTTTGAAGCGGCGCGAGCGATTTTTTGGTCAACACCAAAACGGCATCGAAACTGAACTGCAAACATTTACAAATTTTGTGGCCTTCGACCTGAAGCCAGAAACCGATGCCGCCGCGGCAGCGCGCTGGTTCAAATTAATTACCGACGACATTGCCCGTCTCAGCGTTGGCGAAGCACCTTTGGCTGATCCAACACCGCAGTTGGCTATGGGTCCAGCCAGATTCACCGCCACTTTGGCCGTCGGTCCAGGATTCTTCGACAAGCTAGGTTTGGCTGACAAAAAGCCGACGGGTTTTGAGCAGTTGCCAGCCTTTAACGTCGACCAGCTTCGCGAAGAATATTCCTACGGTGATGTGTTGTTGCACATCTCTGCGGATGACCCCATCATCCTCAGTCATGGTGTTCGCTCGCTGGTTCGAGACAGTGTTGGTTTTGCTAAGGTCCGATACTCGCAACAGGGGTTTTCTAACGCGCAAGGGGTTGTCCCCGGCGGTGTTCGCCAGCGAAACCTGATGGGGCAGGTTGATGGCACCGATAATCCCGAAATTGGCTCATCCGATTTCAACAACATCGTCTGGGTCGAAAACGGCCCAGACTGGTTAATCGGTGGCACATTTCTGGTTTTCCGTCGTATTGCGATGCAGTTGGGAACCTGGGATGCACTCGGTCGAACCGACAAAGAATTGGTCATCGGTCGAAATTTGCAGAATGGTGCCCCACTGGGCAAGCAAAACGAAAACGATCCGATCGACTTTGATGCGGTTGATGCCAACGGACTTAAATTGATTCCAGAATTCGCCCACATTAGGCGCGCCCACGCTACAAATCCGACAGAGCGAATTTTTCGCCGGCCGTTCAATTATGAGGTTGGGGTTACCCCCGATGGCGAACCGGATGTTGGCTTGCTGTGGACGGCCTATCAGCGCGACATTTCGACCCAGTTTTTGCCAATTCAAAAAAGACTCGATCAACTTGACCTGCTGAATAAATGGACAGTCCCGATTGGATCTGCAGTCTGGGCTGTGCTTCCCGGGGTGGAACAGTCGGCAAACGGCGATTACCTAGGTAAAAAACTTTTCCAATAA
- a CDS encoding cystathionine beta-synthase: MKFVNNVTELIGNTPLVKLNKVTAGIKCTVLAKVEYFNPGGSIKDRIAAKMVDDAEAKGLLKPGGTIVEPTSGNTGIGLALVAQQRGYRCIFVLPDKVAEDKRNTLVAYGAEIVVCPTAVAHEDPQSYYSVSDRLAREIPGAWKPDQYSNLNGPQSHYEATGPEIWADTDQKVTHVVIGVGTGGTISGTGRYLKEVSHGAVKVIGCDPAGSIYSNPEGVGKPYLVEGVGRGDDFLPEAYNASVVDTVIPVPDRQSFEMTRRLASEEGLLVGPSCGMAVVAALEVAKDLPEDAVVVVILPDGGRGYLAKVFNDNWMRSHGFMSALEGEKIEKLLELKGKKLPALIHVHPDDSVETAISICREFDVAVLPVLLAELPVRIGQVTGSVTEQDLVEKVSAGLAQLDDPVSKHLGPKPVIVGIGESIEVARDLLKTESALLVLSDGEPVGLITSHDVTDYLSK; the protein is encoded by the coding sequence ATGAAATTCGTCAACAATGTCACCGAACTGATCGGCAACACTCCGCTAGTCAAGCTAAATAAGGTGACCGCCGGCATCAAATGCACCGTGTTGGCGAAGGTCGAATATTTCAATCCGGGCGGTTCAATCAAAGACCGAATCGCCGCCAAGATGGTCGACGATGCTGAGGCAAAGGGTCTGCTAAAGCCCGGCGGCACCATTGTTGAACCAACCTCGGGAAACACCGGAATTGGGTTGGCGCTGGTCGCGCAGCAGCGCGGCTACCGCTGCATTTTTGTTCTGCCTGACAAAGTTGCCGAAGACAAGCGCAACACTCTGGTTGCTTACGGGGCCGAAATTGTGGTGTGCCCAACTGCCGTGGCACATGAAGATCCTCAGTCTTACTATTCCGTCAGCGATCGTTTGGCTCGCGAAATTCCTGGGGCATGGAAGCCCGATCAGTACTCGAACCTCAACGGACCACAAAGCCACTATGAAGCTACCGGGCCAGAAATTTGGGCTGACACCGATCAAAAAGTTACCCACGTGGTAATTGGCGTTGGCACCGGCGGCACCATCTCTGGCACCGGCCGGTATCTCAAAGAGGTGTCTCACGGCGCCGTAAAAGTAATCGGTTGCGACCCTGCCGGTTCTATTTATTCAAACCCCGAAGGTGTGGGTAAACCATATTTGGTCGAGGGTGTTGGCCGCGGTGATGACTTTTTGCCCGAGGCCTACAACGCCAGCGTCGTAGACACCGTCATCCCGGTTCCAGACCGACAATCGTTTGAGATGACCCGTCGCTTGGCCAGTGAAGAAGGCTTACTGGTTGGCCCATCCTGCGGAATGGCAGTGGTGGCCGCACTGGAAGTTGCCAAAGATTTGCCCGAGGATGCGGTGGTCGTGGTGATTTTGCCCGATGGTGGGCGCGGCTACCTAGCCAAGGTTTTCAATGACAACTGGATGCGCTCCCACGGATTTATGTCGGCGCTCGAGGGCGAAAAAATTGAGAAACTTCTGGAGCTGAAGGGCAAAAAGCTTCCGGCTTTGATTCACGTTCACCCCGATGACTCAGTCGAAACGGCTATCAGCATCTGCCGTGAGTTTGATGTTGCGGTGCTGCCAGTTTTGCTTGCCGAGCTGCCGGTTCGAATTGGGCAGGTTACCGGTTCGGTTACCGAGCAAGATTTGGTCGAAAAGGTTTCAGCTGGGCTGGCCCAACTCGATGATCCGGTTTCGAAGCACCTCGGGCCAAAGCCGGTAATTGTGGGTATTGGTGAGTCTATTGAGGTTGCCCGAGACCTTCTAAAAACCGAGTCGGCGCTGCTGGTGCTGTCCGATGGCGAACCTGTCGGCCTAATCACCAGCCACGATGTAACCGATTATCTAAGTAAGTAG